A single window of Eriocheir sinensis breed Jianghai 21 unplaced genomic scaffold, ASM2467909v1 Scaffold734, whole genome shotgun sequence DNA harbors:
- the LOC126994165 gene encoding cancer-related nucleoside-triphosphatase homolog, with product MASACRHVAVTGPPGVGKTTLVQKVVGQLQEAEVACSGFYTKEVRQGGKRVGFDVVTLSGRTGVLSRQRAEGSGGREPRVGNYAVDVASFESLALPLLQTQVRSLQQHRAPPQHSITRPLRLARIWLSLVAW from the exons ATGGCCTCCGCCTGCAGACACGTGGCAGTGACTGGGCCGCCAG GCGTGGGCAAGACAACGCTGGTCCAGAAGGTCGTGGGTCAACTGCAGGAGGCTGAGGTGGCGTGTAGCGGGTTCTATACCAAGGAGGTGCGGCAGGGGGGCAAGAGGGTTGGCTTTGATGTGGTCACCTTGAGTGGCCGCACCGGTGTTCTCTCCAGGCAGAG GGCTGAGGGCAGTGGAGGGCGAGAGCCTCGGGTTGGTAACTATGCTGTTGATGTGGCGTCCTTCGAGTCCCTGGCCCTGCCTCTCCTGCAGACTCAGGTACGCTCCCTTCAACAGCACCGTGCTCCACCTCAACATAgcataacccgtccgctgcgattggcacggatttggctttcactggtagcctggtaa